The sequence aaaaatcattcatcctcgtgaaaaaaaaaaaaaaaaaacgagggaCGTCGTTATCCGTTATCCGCTGTAAATGGAGAGTGATGGTCCAATACTGATTCATCAGCATGTCCATGTCAATTTCTCCACTCATTTATCAGACTATCCTTCCAGCATAATAAAAGTGACTGTGTGTGCATACGATTCGTTACAGATTACAACCTATGGATGAAATCAGGTGCACTCCAGCCATTAGTCCTGGTTTATCATCGTTCTGGGCCTGGTTTAAACCCAAATGTCAAGGGGGGATCAAATCGTAGGTACCTGTATCTGAAAGGCCACAGTGAAATATCCACAAATAGGAGAGAGGCTCGTGTGCGTAATGgtctgtttttatatatatatagtgtttgGGTTTAAAATAAGACCTGACACGTGATGGACGCAGTCTAATAGCTGGAACTCAGATGAATTCATTTAGATTTTGTGTTCTATATAAAACATTTTGCACTTTTATGAAGTTATTAAATGTGGTAAACTCAACCTTGTGGCCTACGTGTGTTTTCGTGGAAAACGTCAGCATAACAGGTGTTGCAAGAGGACGAGGAAACTCTTTTTTACCTGTTAATCTGTCCTTGGCAAACCTCCTACTGCTCTCCATCCACGGGAAGGTGAAGTTCGCCGCATTCCCCATTCCCATCCCGGGCACCGACGGAATACCGGGACCGATGCCCGCCGGATGCGTCGACGGGGGCGGATGAGGCGCGGCGGCGGGTGGCGGCGGAGGCGGCATGGGTCTGTGCGCCGGCACCCGGATCACTCCACCGGCGCCCGCAGAGTTCACATTAacgttcatgttcatgttcatacTGACGTTCATATTCATGTTGACGTTGTAGGATCCGGCCAGACCCGCCGCCGCCGCCATGGAGCAGGCCGGGTTGTAGACGCTGTTGTACCCGTTACTGTACACGTTGGAGGCCAGCGCGTAATCCGGGTCGCCGGTCCGGTTGGGCAGCATGCAGCCGCTGGATTGATCCGAGCTGTTCAGGATCTGGTCGATCCCGAAGCTGATGGGTTCATGCTGCTGCTGGTGCGTCTGGTTCACCTCCTCGATCCCGGTGTGCTCCATAGTTTTGCGGGTTTTTGGAGGGTGTGTTTGTCAGTATATTTTATCGGTGCACAGATGTATTTTGGTCATATAGTAAATGACGACTTGGGAAATGAAATGTTTGTAGGATTCACTACTGGAGATTCGTTTACAAGCATCGACACAGGCCCGGTCTACTCCCTGGAAACCAATAACGCGTCCGGTGCTATCCAAAATCTTgccattatttttgtccaacaGTGAGATCGGGTGTTCCCTAAATTAAATGCCTATCCGTCGGGCTAGGGAAAAGCGTATCCATCGTTAACACAACCTTCCTTCCCATTGAACTAAACAAAAGACAGTCTAACAACAAGAAAAATAACCGAATGGCCCAAATGGTTATCCTGAGTACTTACAGACAAAAATCCGTgggtctctctttttttttttggtggaggaGACAGTTCTCTGGAGAGGCTGGATGCGCTTTGTTTGCCTACTCTGGAAGAGACGATCCATACGCGGAGGGCATGACAGGATGCCTAATCTCGTCGCATCAAAATAAAGCAAttggcaaaacaaaaaacaagccaCAAAAAGAGGCGAAAGGGAAGCGTTGACCTCGCAAGCGCGGATATTAATTGGAGGTGAGAGCGAAAGACGGCTCTGTTGTGTTGAATGGTGAAGTGCGTTTCAGCAGGTGAGACAACCCTCTGCGTAAAAGCTGCCATTCGGTCATCCAGCCAaacctccctccttccctccctcccctcccctcccctcccctcccctcccctccctcctcctctagCTCTTACCACCCTCCCTTCTCGTCGGTAGGACAGTTGTTTTGCTCCCGTCTCTTAAAGAAGCCGCagcttttagtttttgtttttttctgcagcttttctgGGTTTAAACGGGAGGATTTTTGCGCGTTTTACTGATGCTCAAGGCCCGAGTCGAGCGGTTTTGGTGTATTTTGTCTcagacacatgaaaacacactgaTAAAAATGCAAGGATTTAATATTCGCGTAAATAGTTGGTGTGTTTATAAAGttgatgacctttttttttttaatcagtagatTTCACTATAAACACATATTTGAAAATACGTTAATCAATATTAATTTCGTTTTTGTTCAAGGTATATTTCACCTGGAgggaatattttatttattttcttggcGGTGGTTTGGGTTTTATGATAAATTTGTGGGAGGTTTGACTTAAAACTGATGCTTTGCGTGCATTTTTACGCATTAAATCCCAATAATAgtcttttagtttgtttgttttaacagtaataataataaagtaatgttATGGGTGCATGTTCAGGCCTCTTTTTTTTGCCCTCAATATTTTATTATGAAACCCCATCCCACCTGAGAGGGATCCTGCTGTTGAACCAAATCGTCTTCTTGTAGCTTTACGCAAAACTGCAATCAACCCAAATACACCCAAAGACCCCATACAAGTCAACGGTACCAATTTGTGAGTACCATCAACATTCAGCTGCACATATTCGGTGTATGGTTGGATCAGTACACTGTGTCCTGAAGGACACAACAACTACTGGAACAGATTTATGTCTGAGCTGGACTCCAGCAATAATCTGTTGCACTGTTGCGCGCAATGAAACCATAAATCCACTATTGACTGGACGTGGAGAGGCTTGATTTAAAGGCAATGAAAGGCCTGGGTTTGTAAAAGACATCAGCAAAAAGTAGAGAAATGCAAATGTGAGAGGATAAGATGGTGTGTGTGAGGAAGAAGAACGAAATTCCACAAATGAGGAGAAGATTTGTGGATTACAGTACAAacgtatagatagatagatagatagatagatagatagatagatagatagatagatagatagatagatagatagatagatagatagatagatagatagatagataaggctaaagacgttcattttgtcttctgtttatgtaaagcaggtaacatctaaaaactattccttgtctgaacaaaagaaaatactttatttatgtatttatgtatttatttatttattcagacagacagacagacagacagacagacagacagacagacagacagacagacagacagacagacagacagacagacagacagacagacagatagatagatagatagatagatagatagatagatagatagatagatagatagatagatagatagatagatagatagatagatagatagatagatgtgaatCGTAGCGTTGCTGATTTGCACaaattatttaacctttcctcgcCCGAAGCTATGACGCGGATCGCCAGGGTCTCAattcaataaaaatgaaaaatggctcATAATAAAACCGCGACACGGGGTAAAACGAATTTAATATATCACCGTTTTATTACGCACTTATTTCACTTTCCGTGCGAATAAAGATATCTCTCAACTGCACAAGGTGGCTAGAGGGAAGCATAAAAATCAATTGTGTGAATTCAAGGCCATATCAATAACGGTGCGGGGACGAGATCAGCGCGAGTGTAGCTGCTATTAGGCCTGTTTATATTTGCGCGTTACAATAAAATGAATAGGGATGAGAGGATGCGCTGAGCCTCTGATCGGCTTACTGACAAGGTAATTGGCCGTTTATGCAAAACCAGGAAGATCTATGGCCAGGAAGGCGGAAACTAATGTTTGAAAGCCTCTTTGGGGTAACACATCTCTCCCTGCTGGTGATGTCAGCAGCACAGATGAGGGATGTTTGTGCGTCAACGAACCAAACACTTTATATAATACGACCTGGTGCTTCCCAAATCACCAAGTATGTATGACACCAGCAACTTGGACAGAATTAGTCCAGGACACTGAGCTGCTGTTTGGGGTTTTTACCTTTTTGTATCAGAGCTGCCACTGCAAAGCATTTTCCTGTTGAATCAGTGTCTTCAGCTTAACGTGTCTAATGCGTAATGATCAGACTGGGACAATAATGGAAATAATGGATGGGTTGAACACACAGGGTGATGTGTCCTCACGTGGATGTATAATTTGGTGCCTCTTTCATTCCTCTCACTTTAATACTTTGATGCATACGCCATCGTTATATTtcaaattatgattttttttagtgAATGAATGCACTTTTACGCGCGTAAAAGCAACGATTTTGGCCCTGAGGCTCAATTTACGCTTTGATATCATACATTACGCGCACATAATTGTCACATTGTTGTGTCCTTATTTCTATTTGATTTGgtgttctaattttttttttttttgcatgatttggGTTTTGACGCGTAAAATGTAAGTGTTTGAGATTTAAGCTGAAAAAACGCCATGATTAAGGATAAAAATGCTCCTTATTGTTCACAGGTTGAATATATGTCATTTTTAATGCGACACCTTTCTGTGTCAGCGTGTTCTTATTCATGTGAGGCGTATGTTACTTTTATAGACTGGAATACAACTGCAAATCTTTAATTATAACTAACATTACTGAATCTGTGCCTGACAACCTCAGCTACCCAACATGACACTACaattatatgtgttttttttaaaatgtttattatatatatatatatatatatatatatatatatatatatatatatatatatatatattttttttttttttttttttcatgcaaactGATGTAAGAAGTAAAGATTTTAAGCATTCTTTCAAGTGCAGTGTTTGTCATcatatggatattttttttatctctaaTATCACAGCATACATATAGTGTCAAATTActctttttattacaaaataaatgatTGTTTTTCATACTGGGATGCTTCTGCGCATGTGTTCTGCACATGCTTGTTGATTGTGTATTTTACGTGAGCGAATGGACACCTTGAATTCCCCCCAAGGGTATGAATAAAGTATCTTCTATTCTCAATTCTGCAAAGATAAAACTTTATATAAGGACGTAATGAGATTATTGTGGATGAACAGCTCGTGCTTCCTGTTTTACACTTGGGTCAAGTAATTAATTCcatacaaaataaatgaatgcattttattttcattgccaTATACGTGGTATTtcagaggatgaaaaaaaaaaatcctttgcatTAAACTGTGTTTTGATTTGATGCTTATGTGTATATATTCTGCAAAGATAAAACACTGTACCTGGACATGTGATTGTTCTGTATGAACAGCTCATGCCTCCAGTTACACATTTGATATCAATTAGTTATGTTTATACAAAATATATGAATGCATGTCACTCATTTTCAttgctatatatatatgtgcTATTTAAGAGATAAAATGAATATCCTTTGCACCAAAATGTAGTGATGCTTCTGTGCATGTATTCTGCAAAGGTAAAACAAAGATTATTCTGTATGAACAGCTCGTGCTTCCAGTTACACATTTAATGTCAACTAATTGTTTATGCAAAATATATAAATGCATGTGACTTATTTTCATTGCTATAGACGTGCTATTTAGGAGATAAAATGAATATCCTTTACACCAAAATGCAGTGATGCTTCTGTGCATGTATTCTGCAAATATAGAACAAAGATTATTCTGTATGAACAGCTCGTGCTTCCTGTTACACATTTAATGTCAACTAATTATGTTTATGCAAAATGTGTAAATGCATGTCACTCATTTTCATTGCTATGGACGTGCTATTTAGGAGATAAAATGAATATCCTTTACACCAAAATGCAGTGATGCTTCTGTGCATGTATTCTGCAAAAATAGAGCAAAGATTATTCTGTATGAACAGCTCGTGCTTCCTGTTTTATTGCCCTAAATGCTTGTTGGAGAATCTTCATTTGCTCTTTGCTTTATTCTTACACATCTGTCtatctgctgctgcttctgctgcagtGACCCACTTTCCCACGAGCGTCATTAAAACTTTATCTAATAAGCTATGGCTCTGAAACAGAGGGGGATGTAagttatgattttttaaataaagatCCCTGACTTATTATGGGCTGCCACTATAAAAAGCAGTTATAAAATAGGCCAATAGGAGGTCCACCTTTAGGTTTTAGACGCAAAAGTGACATAATGCAGTGCAGGATTGTAATCAGCAATTTTACTAATGCAATAAAAGCACATTGCCAATTAAGGAAACCCCCCCTTAACCCccactttctctccctctctctctctctctctcaatatGAAAACCCCTCGCTGGCTTTGCCCAAAGGCGTTGTCTATGGTTGCCGGCTGTGCGTGATGAATCGTTATCTCCAGGCCATGTTGCTCGTCTGGGTAATAAAGTACCAGCAAAGCGGAGACAAAAGGAATTTGTCACACTTGCCTCCCCAACGTATTAGTGCCCTGCCGGCCGGTTTGGCTTTATTTGGGGATgaggaaggagggggggggggggtggacctGGTGCCTccatgcaaaattaaaatgaacaaaacaacaatCAGAGGTAAAAACAGGACATCAGGTCTGTGATGGAGTCAGTGGGAGCTGGATGGCTCATATGTTcctgaaattaacccataaagacctgattttgtggcagctcccaaatgaatttttctctatttttaacctttcttaagaga is a genomic window of Sphaeramia orbicularis chromosome 10, fSphaOr1.1, whole genome shotgun sequence containing:
- the tlx2 gene encoding T-cell leukemia homeobox protein 2 isoform X3 — protein: MEHTGIEEVNQTHQQQHEPISFGIDQILNSSDQSSGCMLPNRTGDPDYALASNVYSNGYNSVYNPACSMAAAAGLAGSYNVNMNMNVSMNMNMNVNVNSAGAGGVIRVPAHRPMPPPPPPAAAPHPPPSTHPAGIGPGIPSVPGMGMGNAANFTFPWMESSRRFAKDRLTAALSPFSVTRRIGHPYQNRTPPKRKKPRTSFSRVQICELEKRFHRQKYLASAERATLAKALKMTDAQVKTWFQNRRTKWRRQTAEEREAERQQANRLMLQLQQEAFQKTLSQPLQPDPLCLHNSSLYALQNLQPWAEDNKVTSVTSVASVV